Proteins from a genomic interval of Hydrogenophaga sp. PAMC20947:
- the maiA gene encoding maleylacetoacetate isomerase, whose amino-acid sequence MKLYNYFRSSASFRVRIALALKQLPYEYISVHLAKGEHKQAAFADLSADGLVPLLELDDGNRLSQSMAIIEYLDEQFPGAALLPADALGRARVRALAQSIACEIHPLNNLRVLHYLVKELQVEEDAKNTWYRHWVRSGLEAFERQLAQPGTGAFCHCDAPTLADCCLVPQIFNAQRFQTPLEGLPLTMGVFERCMAMPAFQSAEPSACPDSGA is encoded by the coding sequence ATGAAGCTCTACAACTATTTCCGATCGTCCGCCTCGTTCCGGGTGCGCATCGCGCTGGCCTTGAAGCAGCTGCCGTATGAGTACATCTCGGTGCACCTCGCCAAAGGCGAACACAAACAAGCGGCGTTTGCCGACCTGTCGGCCGATGGGCTGGTGCCCTTGCTGGAGCTGGACGACGGCAACCGGCTGTCCCAGTCCATGGCCATCATCGAATACCTGGACGAACAGTTCCCGGGTGCTGCGCTGTTGCCCGCAGATGCATTGGGGCGAGCCCGCGTCAGAGCGCTCGCGCAGTCCATCGCCTGTGAGATCCATCCGTTGAACAACCTGCGCGTATTGCACTATCTGGTGAAGGAGCTCCAGGTCGAAGAGGATGCAAAGAACACCTGGTACCGCCACTGGGTCCGATCCGGTCTCGAAGCCTTTGAGCGCCAGCTGGCCCAGCCCGGCACCGGCGCCTTTTGCCACTGCGATGCGCCCACCCTGGCCGATTGTTGCCTGGTGCCGCAGATATTCAATGCCCAGCGGTTTCAAACGCCGCTGGAAGGCCTGCCGTTGACCATGGGCGTGTTCGAGCGTTGCATGGCTATGCCCGCCTTCCAGAGTGCTGAGCCCTCGGCTTGCCCGGACAGCGGCGCGTGA